In Scatophagus argus isolate fScaArg1 chromosome 5, fScaArg1.pri, whole genome shotgun sequence, a genomic segment contains:
- the scn3b gene encoding sodium channel subunit beta-3 isoform X2, giving the protein MVTQTRTHLQALILLFFVVHLSQPVCVDVPSATEAVLGKSIKLTCIACLKREEVKARTRVNWYYMPGKEKNIPPNKTHIYKYEDDSPVELDGPFKGRLTWNGSHDLQDVSIQVVNVTYNDSGVYECHVNREFEFDFFTPSVSIIKDIELRVKEKASEDTTALYSEIMMYVLLVFLTFWLLVEMVYCYRKISKSDEQTQDTAY; this is encoded by the exons ATGGTAACACAAACCAGAACTCATCTGCAAGCTttgatacttttgttttttgtcg TCCACCTGAGCCAGCCAGTATGTGTCGATGTCCCATCGGCAACAGAAGCAGTCTTGGGGAAATCCATTAAGTTAACCTGCATTGCCTGCttgaagagggaggaggtgaaagCAAGGACACGGGTGAACTGGTACTACATGccaggaaaagagaaaaacatcccACCTAACAAAACTCAT ATATACAAGTACGAGGATGACAGTCCAGTTGAGTTGGATGGACCCTTTAAGGGCCGTCTGACCTGGAATGGGAGCCACGACTTACAAGACGTCTCCATTCAAGTCGTCAACGTCACCTATAACGACAGCGGTGTCTATGAGTGTCACGTAAATCGCGAGTTTGAGTTTGACTTCTTCACTCCCTCAGTCTCCATCATCAAAGACATCGAGCTGCGGGTGAAGGAGAAAG CCAGCGAAGACACCACAGCGCTCTACTCTGAGATCATGATGTATGTGCTGCTGGTGTTCTTGACCTTCTGGCTACTGGTGGAGATGGTCTACTGCTACAGGAAGATTTCCAAGTCTGATGAGCAGACGCAGGACACAGC GTATTAA
- the scn3b gene encoding sodium channel subunit beta-3 isoform X1 yields MVTQTRTHLQALILLFFVVHLSQPVCVDVPSATEAVLGKSIKLTCIACLKREEVKARTRVNWYYMPGKEKNIPPNKTHIYKYEDDSPVELDGPFKGRLTWNGSHDLQDVSIQVVNVTYNDSGVYECHVNREFEFDFFTPSVSIIKDIELRVKEKASEDTTALYSEIMMYVLLVFLTFWLLVEMVYCYRKISKSDEQTQDTATNYLAIPYEQKATAAAPVSQ; encoded by the exons ATGGTAACACAAACCAGAACTCATCTGCAAGCTttgatacttttgttttttgtcg TCCACCTGAGCCAGCCAGTATGTGTCGATGTCCCATCGGCAACAGAAGCAGTCTTGGGGAAATCCATTAAGTTAACCTGCATTGCCTGCttgaagagggaggaggtgaaagCAAGGACACGGGTGAACTGGTACTACATGccaggaaaagagaaaaacatcccACCTAACAAAACTCAT ATATACAAGTACGAGGATGACAGTCCAGTTGAGTTGGATGGACCCTTTAAGGGCCGTCTGACCTGGAATGGGAGCCACGACTTACAAGACGTCTCCATTCAAGTCGTCAACGTCACCTATAACGACAGCGGTGTCTATGAGTGTCACGTAAATCGCGAGTTTGAGTTTGACTTCTTCACTCCCTCAGTCTCCATCATCAAAGACATCGAGCTGCGGGTGAAGGAGAAAG CCAGCGAAGACACCACAGCGCTCTACTCTGAGATCATGATGTATGTGCTGCTGGTGTTCTTGACCTTCTGGCTACTGGTGGAGATGGTCTACTGCTACAGGAAGATTTCCAAGTCTGATGAGCAGACGCAGGACACAGC GACAAACTACCTAGCCATTCCCTATGAGCAGAAAGCCACTGCAGCCGCTCCTGTTTCCCAATAA